Proteins co-encoded in one Candidatus Pelagibacter sp. RS40 genomic window:
- a CDS encoding molybdopterin molybdotransferase MoeA, whose protein sequence is MNSYKAATSKLNNNSLKIGSEIVSIKDALNRISSKEVIAKSDYPADDNTAFDGFAVNSKETKNTFQKFKILKTIAAGDNPYIKKVPKLSCIEVMTGAIIKKPFDTIIPIEDIEFFPSKQNAKYIIIKKKIKKSEFIRPKGSDYKKGNKIIRKGELINPAHILSLKTLGIDKVLVKKKVNIVFYPSGNELSDKKNIPSWKIRNSNTIYLNSLIRSLPVNFTVKKILRDKDKILFKKQISKQLKSKTDILITSGAISKGKFDFIPSVINQFKLKNHFKGVAIRPGKPIMFARFDNNKCFFGLPGNPISSVACFRFFVIPLLFKSLGLKVEKPIFAKLKNKFSKKKKFTRFVKGKLSFDKKGLVQFEVFEGQESYKIKPFVKSNAWGVFKDGVSVFNKGNLIDVYSASGLNEFLIS, encoded by the coding sequence ATGAATTCTTATAAAGCAGCAACAAGTAAATTGAATAACAATTCATTAAAAATTGGCAGTGAAATTGTTTCAATAAAAGATGCTTTAAACAGAATATCGAGCAAAGAAGTGATTGCTAAATCTGATTATCCCGCTGATGATAATACAGCGTTTGATGGTTTTGCAGTAAATTCAAAAGAAACAAAAAATACATTTCAAAAATTTAAAATTCTTAAAACTATTGCAGCAGGGGACAACCCTTATATCAAAAAAGTTCCCAAATTATCATGTATTGAGGTAATGACAGGTGCAATTATTAAAAAACCTTTTGATACCATTATTCCAATTGAGGATATTGAGTTTTTTCCAAGTAAACAAAATGCAAAATATATAATTATTAAAAAAAAAATTAAAAAATCAGAATTTATTAGACCAAAAGGCTCAGATTATAAAAAAGGAAATAAAATAATTAGAAAAGGAGAATTAATAAATCCTGCTCATATCTTATCTTTAAAAACGTTAGGTATAGATAAAGTTTTAGTAAAAAAGAAAGTAAATATAGTCTTTTATCCATCAGGAAATGAATTATCTGATAAAAAAAATATACCTTCGTGGAAAATAAGAAATTCAAACACAATTTATCTAAACTCTTTAATCAGAAGTTTACCTGTAAATTTTACTGTAAAAAAAATCTTAAGAGATAAAGATAAAATATTATTTAAAAAACAAATATCTAAACAATTAAAGTCTAAAACTGACATCCTAATTACATCTGGAGCTATCTCTAAAGGAAAATTTGATTTTATTCCAAGTGTTATTAATCAATTTAAACTTAAAAATCACTTTAAAGGAGTTGCAATTAGACCAGGTAAACCAATCATGTTTGCAAGATTTGATAATAATAAATGTTTTTTTGGTTTACCAGGTAATCCCATTTCCTCAGTTGCTTGTTTTAGATTTTTTGTAATCCCGTTGTTATTTAAATCTTTAGGTTTAAAAGTAGAAAAGCCAATATTTGCAAAACTAAAAAATAAATTTTCCAAAAAGAAAAAATTTACAAGATTTGTTAAAGGAAAGTTATCCTTTGATAAAAAAGGTCTTGTTCAATTTGAGGTATTTGAAGGACAAGAGTCTTATAAAATCAAGCCTTTTGTTAAATCTAACGCTTGGGGTGTATTTAAAGATGGTGTTTCAGTATTCAATAAAGGAAATTTAATAGATGTTTACTCAGCATCAGGTCTTAATGAATTTTTGATCAGCTAA
- the fdhF gene encoding formate dehydrogenase subunit alpha, with the protein MSAEKRKVAYIDGKPYEIGPNHTSILKFVKSYLGEKKVPTLCDDPNLAPYGACRVCSVEVALEKDGPTKVVASCHTPVGENQHIFTSNDGLQNLRKNIVELVLTDHPMNCDTCEVDKNCELQTVANDLGISDHRYNNPKQHKGTPKDTSHSYMRMNLDNCINCGRCVRACDEIQGSFVLTMSGRGFESRITTDNDMLFGDSSCVSCGACAHTCPTDAISDVFQSKSVKVDKKVRTTCSYCGVGCNLETSVKDGKVVAIDTPKETEVNAGHTCIKGRYAFGFYDHPDRLRSPLIKRNGKFEEVSWDDAYEYIKQKLEKIKNESGPDAIAGISSARCTNEENYVFQKMIRAAIGTNNIDCCARICHSPTAWGMQQTFGTGAATNSTEDIYHADLFLIIGANPTNAHPVTGAKIKQQVMKGKKLIVLDPITTDIAKLADYHIRLRPGTNVAVLNMMLYYIVKGNLLNKDFVENRTEGFDEFLNHINGLDIDHLASVAGVDKQLVKEAAIAYATAKNSMEFHGLGVTEHEQGSKTVMLIADLAMITGNIGRRGVGVNPLRGQNNVQGAADMGCQPHQGAGYFPVADKKIQDFYTEKYGAVHPTKAGLKIPEIFDAAINKEVKGLWIIGEDIVQTDPNSAHVIKAMESLDLLVVQEIFMSETAKLADVVLPGTTFLEKDGTFTNTERRVQRVNKAAEPLPGTKPDGVIVTEMMQKLGYDQPTYDADQVLAEVADVVPFFKGITRERLGKLGLQWPVKEDGTDTKILHEKEFKLGKGRLKSFDWKESTEIKNNIKEYPLILTTSRVLQHYNAATMTRRTKNLNIVDEDILLVNPIDAKERELNNGDIARLYSGRGEVSLKVEVTDKVKEGIVFTTFHFPEHMVNMVTGDGKDEETKCAEYKVSAVQVQKISNKFKTEISPSEKQAEIVRN; encoded by the coding sequence ATGAGTGCGGAAAAAAGAAAAGTTGCCTATATAGATGGAAAACCCTATGAAATAGGGCCAAATCATACATCTATTTTAAAATTTGTAAAAAGTTACTTGGGAGAAAAGAAGGTACCAACACTATGCGACGACCCTAACCTTGCACCTTATGGTGCTTGCAGAGTCTGCTCTGTTGAAGTTGCTCTAGAAAAAGACGGTCCAACTAAAGTAGTTGCATCATGTCATACACCTGTTGGAGAAAACCAACACATATTTACAAGTAATGATGGATTGCAAAACTTAAGAAAAAATATTGTTGAGTTAGTATTAACAGACCATCCAATGAATTGTGATACTTGTGAAGTAGATAAAAATTGTGAACTTCAAACTGTAGCAAATGACTTAGGAATTAGCGACCATAGATATAATAACCCTAAACAACATAAAGGAACTCCCAAAGATACTTCTCACTCTTACATGAGAATGAATTTGGACAACTGTATAAATTGTGGAAGATGTGTAAGAGCATGTGATGAAATTCAAGGTTCGTTTGTTTTGACAATGAGTGGAAGAGGATTTGAGTCTAGAATTACCACTGATAATGATATGCTCTTTGGGGACTCATCGTGTGTATCTTGTGGTGCTTGCGCTCACACTTGTCCAACAGATGCTATTTCAGATGTATTTCAATCTAAATCAGTAAAAGTAGATAAAAAAGTTAGAACTACGTGCTCGTACTGCGGTGTCGGTTGTAATTTAGAGACCTCTGTAAAAGATGGAAAAGTTGTTGCAATAGATACTCCAAAAGAAACTGAAGTAAACGCAGGTCATACATGTATCAAAGGAAGATATGCATTTGGTTTTTATGATCATCCAGACAGACTGAGAAGTCCTTTGATTAAGAGAAATGGAAAATTTGAAGAAGTATCTTGGGATGATGCTTACGAATATATAAAGCAAAAATTAGAAAAGATTAAGAATGAGAGTGGCCCAGATGCTATTGCTGGTATTTCTTCAGCTAGATGCACTAATGAGGAAAATTATGTTTTTCAAAAAATGATCAGAGCAGCAATTGGAACAAATAATATAGATTGCTGTGCAAGAATTTGCCATTCACCTACTGCATGGGGAATGCAACAAACTTTTGGAACAGGGGCAGCAACTAACTCCACAGAGGATATTTATCATGCTGATTTATTTTTAATCATTGGAGCAAATCCAACAAATGCTCATCCTGTAACTGGTGCAAAAATTAAACAACAGGTTATGAAAGGTAAAAAATTAATTGTGCTTGATCCAATTACTACTGATATTGCTAAACTTGCTGACTATCATATTAGATTAAGACCTGGAACAAACGTTGCTGTACTAAACATGATGCTTTACTACATTGTTAAAGGAAACTTATTAAATAAAGATTTTGTTGAAAATAGAACTGAAGGGTTTGATGAATTTTTAAATCACATTAATGGTTTAGATATTGATCATCTAGCAAGTGTTGCTGGTGTTGATAAACAATTAGTTAAAGAAGCAGCCATTGCATATGCAACAGCAAAAAATTCTATGGAGTTCCATGGTTTAGGAGTTACTGAGCACGAACAAGGTTCTAAAACTGTGATGTTGATTGCAGACCTTGCAATGATTACTGGCAACATAGGAAGAAGAGGTGTTGGAGTTAATCCTTTAAGAGGTCAGAACAATGTTCAAGGGGCTGCAGATATGGGGTGCCAACCTCATCAAGGTGCTGGTTATTTCCCAGTAGCTGATAAAAAAATTCAAGATTTTTACACTGAAAAATATGGTGCAGTCCACCCAACAAAAGCTGGATTGAAAATCCCAGAAATATTTGATGCAGCAATAAATAAGGAAGTTAAAGGATTATGGATTATTGGAGAAGATATTGTTCAGACTGATCCAAACAGTGCGCATGTTATTAAAGCAATGGAATCTTTAGATTTATTGGTTGTTCAAGAGATATTTATGAGTGAAACAGCAAAATTAGCAGATGTCGTTTTGCCAGGAACAACATTTTTAGAAAAAGACGGTACTTTTACAAACACAGAAAGAAGAGTTCAAAGAGTTAATAAAGCCGCTGAACCTTTACCAGGCACAAAACCAGATGGTGTCATTGTTACTGAGATGATGCAAAAGCTTGGATATGATCAGCCAACTTATGATGCTGATCAAGTATTAGCAGAGGTTGCAGATGTTGTTCCGTTCTTTAAAGGAATTACTAGAGAGAGACTAGGTAAACTTGGATTACAGTGGCCAGTAAAAGAAGATGGAACAGATACAAAAATTTTACATGAAAAAGAGTTTAAGCTTGGAAAAGGAAGATTAAAGTCTTTTGACTGGAAGGAATCTACAGAAATTAAAAATAATATTAAAGAGTATCCGCTTATTCTTACTACTAGTAGAGTTTTGCAACATTACAATGCAGCAACTATGACAAGAAGGACTAAAAATTTAAATATTGTTGATGAAGATATATTACTAGTAAACCCTATAGATGCTAAAGAAAGAGAATTAAATAACGGTGATATAGCAAGACTTTACTCAGGCAGAGGCGAAGTTTCATTAAAAGTTGAAGTAACAGACAAAGTAAAAGAGGGAATTGTATTCACAACTTTCCATTTTCCAGAACACATGGTAAATATGGTTACAGGTGATGGTAAAGATGAAGAGACAAAATGTGCAGAATATAAAGTTTCTGCAGTTCAAGTTCAAAAAATATCAAATAAATTTAAAACAGAAATTTCTCCATCCGAAAAACAAGCTGAAATTGTAAGAAATTAA
- a CDS encoding molybdenum cofactor guanylyltransferase, producing MSENNVLPVILAGGKSRRFGGNKANAKLGDLTLIEHTIQKLKNRFKEILIISNEERNKDISNVFYSNDVMDGQLGPLVGVLSSMEWIIDNSKNYKWIMTFPCDTPFFKIEIIDQMMTAQRQSSKKLFFLKSGEKRHNIFGLWSAELKDQLRKDLEAGDRKVEDWANKIGTEIIELDPKDDNSFLNINTKIDLEEASKKI from the coding sequence ATGAGCGAAAACAATGTTTTGCCAGTCATATTAGCTGGTGGAAAATCAAGAAGGTTTGGTGGGAATAAAGCAAATGCCAAATTGGGAGATTTAACTTTAATCGAACATACAATTCAAAAACTTAAAAATAGATTTAAAGAAATTTTAATCATCTCAAATGAGGAAAGAAACAAAGATATAAGCAATGTTTTTTACTCAAATGATGTTATGGATGGACAACTAGGACCTTTAGTTGGTGTGCTATCTTCAATGGAATGGATAATAGATAATTCAAAAAATTATAAGTGGATTATGACATTTCCTTGTGACACACCTTTTTTCAAAATTGAAATTATTGATCAAATGATGACCGCCCAAAGACAATCTAGCAAAAAGTTGTTTTTTTTAAAAAGTGGTGAAAAAAGACACAATATTTTTGGCTTATGGTCAGCAGAGCTTAAAGATCAATTAAGAAAAGACTTAGAGGCAGGGGATAGAAAAGTTGAAGATTGGGCTAATAAAATTGGAACAGAAATAATTGAATTAGATCCTAAAGACGATAATAGTTTTTTAAACATAAATACTAAAATAGATTTAGAGGAAGCGTCTAAAAAGATATGA
- the fdhD gene encoding formate dehydrogenase accessory sulfurtransferase FdhD, with protein MDIKYNVSKIKGSKEEIVKDAVSVEEPLEMRLKYKKNGKIETQNISITMRTPGNDEDLIRGFLFNERIIENMDEIDSIQHIGDPVGDYNLHNVIEATINKTDNLDIGKLKKNFVTNSSCGVCGKTSLDSIEVLKNDKLDSYFPKIKEEIILKSPSLLMNEQSEFAKTGGIHASALIDEAGSVIATREDVGRHNALDKLLGHTIQNGLLNIKAQFIACSGRLNFELVQKGLMANIGIMAGVGAPTSLAVDLAKRFDMTLLGFVKESGFNIYNNKKRIILS; from the coding sequence ATGGATATAAAATACAACGTATCAAAAATTAAAGGTTCAAAAGAGGAAATCGTAAAAGATGCTGTATCTGTTGAGGAACCTTTAGAAATGCGTCTTAAATATAAAAAGAATGGAAAAATTGAAACGCAAAATATATCTATAACAATGAGGACACCTGGAAATGATGAAGATTTAATTAGAGGATTTTTATTTAATGAAAGAATAATCGAGAATATGGATGAAATAGATAGCATTCAACATATAGGTGATCCTGTTGGAGATTATAATTTACATAACGTTATTGAAGCTACAATAAATAAAACAGATAATTTAGATATTGGTAAATTAAAAAAAAACTTCGTAACAAACTCCTCGTGTGGAGTATGTGGAAAAACTTCATTAGACTCAATTGAAGTATTAAAAAATGATAAATTAGATTCGTATTTTCCAAAAATAAAAGAGGAGATAATTTTAAAATCTCCAAGTCTATTGATGAATGAACAGTCTGAGTTTGCAAAAACTGGTGGAATTCATGCTAGTGCTTTAATTGATGAAGCGGGTTCGGTAATAGCTACCCGTGAAGATGTTGGAAGACATAATGCTTTAGACAAATTGTTAGGTCATACTATTCAAAATGGACTACTTAATATAAAAGCTCAGTTTATTGCCTGCTCTGGAAGGTTGAATTTTGAGCTAGTTCAAAAGGGATTAATGGCAAATATTGGTATTATGGCTGGTGTGGGTGCGCCTACGAGTCTCGCAGTGGATCTAGCTAAACGTTTTGACATGACTCTATTAGGTTTTGTAAAAGAAAGTGGCTTTAATATTTATAATAATAAAAAAAGGATAATATTAAGCTAA
- a CDS encoding HPP family protein: protein MKKDQLIKSLIAGLFSAITIGALTYLTYKTTFGLFLIASFGSSMVLLYGFPESPFAQPKNIFFGHFLTSAVGIIVLNFIPLPIYITIPISVGLGVGLMILLDVTHPPAGGNPIIVIIGSVSYDYLLSPIILGSIIVLVFGIVINKFVLKKKYPQKWI from the coding sequence ATGAAAAAAGATCAATTAATTAAATCTTTAATAGCAGGACTTTTTTCTGCAATCACAATAGGTGCTTTAACTTATTTAACTTACAAAACTACATTTGGTTTATTTTTGATTGCTTCATTTGGATCATCAATGGTTTTATTGTATGGATTTCCAGAAAGTCCTTTTGCACAGCCTAAAAATATATTTTTTGGTCATTTTTTAACATCCGCTGTTGGAATTATTGTTTTAAATTTTATACCACTTCCAATTTATATAACTATTCCAATAAGTGTGGGCTTAGGAGTTGGTTTAATGATCCTTTTAGATGTGACTCATCCACCAGCTGGTGGAAATCCAATTATAGTTATCATTGGAAGTGTTTCTTACGATTATTTGTTAAGTCCAATTATACTTGGATCAATAATTGTTCTAGTATTTGGGATAGTTATCAATAAGTTTGTATTAAAGAAAAAGTACCCTCAAAAATGGATATAA
- a CDS encoding iron-sulfur cluster assembly scaffold protein has product MDLEILKIASDTRNHKVLKDSSHFAKFKNPLCGDEMNISLMVKGEKITDFAYECKSCIYCQASASILSKKSINKSIKKMREIIIIANNFFENASEKFPKEWKILEKLFNKKNISRKECLLLPFKTLAKALKS; this is encoded by the coding sequence ATGGACTTAGAAATTTTAAAAATTGCTTCAGATACTAGAAATCATAAAGTTTTAAAAGATAGCTCTCATTTTGCTAAATTTAAAAACCCTTTATGTGGAGATGAAATGAATATTAGTCTTATGGTCAAAGGTGAAAAAATTACTGATTTTGCTTATGAATGTAAATCATGTATTTACTGCCAAGCTTCAGCAAGTATTTTGTCAAAAAAATCTATTAACAAGTCTATTAAAAAAATGAGAGAAATTATAATTATTGCTAACAATTTTTTTGAAAATGCATCTGAAAAATTTCCAAAAGAGTGGAAAATATTAGAAAAACTTTTTAATAAAAAAAATATTTCAAGAAAAGAGTGTCTTCTGTTACCTTTCAAAACATTGGCAAAGGCCTTAAAATCTTAA
- a CDS encoding GYD domain-containing protein, which produces MKAYIMGNYTEKAFQGFMKDPTSDRKAVVEQLTKAVGGTIHSMDIVRGSYDFIVVTDIGAFENFAAIKLVVEASGAVKNMTMLEAIDFTKATTKASQIGYKPPGQ; this is translated from the coding sequence ATGAAAGCATATATAATGGGTAATTACACAGAAAAAGCCTTTCAAGGTTTCATGAAGGATCCCACAAGTGATAGAAAAGCAGTGGTAGAACAATTAACAAAGGCAGTTGGTGGAACAATTCATAGTATGGACATCGTTAGAGGTTCATATGATTTTATTGTTGTGACTGATATTGGAGCGTTTGAAAATTTTGCTGCAATTAAATTAGTTGTTGAAGCATCTGGTGCTGTTAAGAATATGACAATGTTAGAGGCAATAGACTTTACGAAAGCTACTACTAAAGCAAGTCAGATAGGCTATAAACCACCAGGACAATAG
- a CDS encoding NADH-ubiquinone oxidoreductase-F iron-sulfur binding region domain-containing protein translates to MSKNISNLSGRIGLKNNLFQKLSDRSLNSKDDAGIKEIAEEYKMGVSTIHGAESFYEFLRPSHREKKAFVCNGSACMCAGTQEPLKKKLQEKLGDDKVGEMFCLGHCYENHAFHYDGENYAGNDINQIDQIIKGEKIKQEKFFSKSFATTSFLMDDKLSNFDQFKEHLEKFIKTDKKEIINSLLSSNLTGRGGAGFPTGMKWDFCSKTKSEKKYVVCNADEGDSGAFSDRYLLEDQPLKVLFGMIVCGYVIGSNEGVLYIRGEYPKSIEAINGCINSLKEAGLLGEKILGTEFSFDLNICIGQGAYICGEETALIASIEGRRAEVDVRPPFPVTEGLYKKPTVVNNVETLAAATGILLNGAEKFSSVGNKKSAGTKLVCLDSFFNNPGVYEIDMGTPMKKIFEEYGGGYKEDVKAFQIGGPLGGVVPISEIEKLNLDFQEFTKAGFMLGHASVVSIPKDFNMAEYIHHLFEFSAEESCGKCFPGRIGSYRGKEMFDQLKKGTSKIPLKLLNELLVTMQKGCLCALCGAIPTPIMNILKYFGDEIKNDIVKDN, encoded by the coding sequence ATGTCTAAAAACATAAGTAATTTATCCGGAAGAATAGGCTTAAAAAATAATCTATTTCAAAAGCTATCTGACAGATCCTTAAATTCTAAAGATGATGCAGGGATAAAGGAAATAGCTGAAGAATACAAAATGGGTGTTTCAACTATTCACGGAGCGGAAAGTTTTTACGAATTTTTAAGACCCTCGCACAGAGAGAAGAAAGCATTTGTATGTAATGGAAGCGCTTGTATGTGCGCAGGTACACAAGAGCCTTTAAAGAAAAAATTACAAGAAAAATTAGGTGACGATAAAGTTGGCGAGATGTTTTGTCTTGGCCATTGCTATGAAAATCATGCGTTTCACTATGATGGAGAAAATTATGCAGGTAATGACATCAATCAAATAGATCAAATCATTAAAGGTGAAAAAATAAAACAAGAAAAATTCTTTTCAAAAAGTTTTGCAACAACAAGTTTTTTAATGGATGATAAATTATCAAACTTTGATCAATTCAAAGAGCATTTAGAAAAATTTATTAAAACGGATAAAAAAGAAATCATAAACTCGTTATTATCTTCTAATCTTACAGGTAGAGGTGGCGCAGGATTTCCAACAGGAATGAAATGGGATTTCTGTAGTAAAACAAAATCAGAAAAAAAATATGTAGTTTGTAATGCTGATGAAGGAGATTCTGGTGCTTTCTCAGATAGATATTTATTGGAAGATCAACCACTTAAAGTGTTATTTGGAATGATAGTTTGTGGTTATGTAATTGGTAGTAATGAAGGAGTACTTTATATAAGAGGCGAATATCCAAAATCAATTGAAGCAATTAATGGATGTATTAATTCATTAAAAGAAGCAGGATTATTAGGTGAAAAAATATTAGGAACAGAATTTTCTTTTGATTTGAATATTTGTATTGGACAAGGTGCTTATATTTGTGGAGAAGAAACAGCTTTAATAGCATCTATTGAAGGTAGAAGAGCAGAAGTAGATGTAAGACCTCCATTCCCTGTAACAGAAGGATTATACAAAAAACCAACTGTAGTTAACAATGTAGAAACATTAGCAGCTGCAACTGGAATTTTACTAAATGGAGCAGAAAAATTTTCATCAGTTGGAAATAAAAAATCTGCTGGAACAAAACTAGTTTGTCTAGATAGTTTTTTTAATAATCCTGGCGTTTATGAGATTGATATGGGAACACCAATGAAAAAAATATTTGAAGAATATGGTGGTGGATACAAAGAAGATGTAAAAGCATTCCAAATTGGTGGACCTTTAGGTGGAGTAGTGCCTATATCAGAAATCGAAAAACTAAATTTAGATTTCCAAGAATTTACTAAAGCAGGTTTTATGTTAGGTCATGCGAGTGTTGTTAGTATTCCTAAAGATTTTAATATGGCTGAATACATTCATCACTTATTTGAGTTTTCAGCTGAAGAGTCATGTGGAAAATGCTTTCCTGGAAGAATTGGATCCTACAGAGGAAAAGAAATGTTTGATCAGTTAAAGAAAGGAACATCTAAAATTCCACTTAAACTTTTGAATGAATTATTAGTCACCATGCAAAAAGGATGCTTGTGTGCGCTTTGTGGAGCGATACCAACACCCATAATGAACATATTAAAGTATTTTGGTGATGAAATTAAAAATGATATAGTAAAAGATAATTAA
- a CDS encoding DUF779 domain-containing protein — MKVSATNSALNLLSELQEKYGENLMFHQSGGCCDGSAPMCFQEGEFPLGDNDIKLGEIGGVPFYMNGDQYEKWKHTDLTIDAVKGIGGMFSLDNGTGRRFLTKSEICLVVDNDEKK, encoded by the coding sequence ATGAAAGTATCTGCAACAAATTCAGCGTTAAACTTATTATCTGAACTCCAGGAGAAATATGGAGAAAATTTAATGTTTCATCAATCAGGTGGATGTTGCGATGGTAGTGCACCTATGTGTTTTCAAGAGGGTGAATTTCCTCTAGGCGATAATGATATTAAACTAGGTGAAATTGGAGGAGTGCCATTTTACATGAATGGTGATCAGTATGAAAAATGGAAACATACTGATCTAACAATTGACGCTGTTAAAGGAATAGGTGGAATGTTCTCATTGGATAATGGAACAGGTCGCAGATTCCTGACTAAATCAGAAATCTGCCTAGTCGTAGATAACGACGAAAAAAAATAA
- a CDS encoding aldehyde dehydrogenase family protein translates to MSAEALKVSSVLDTSHLKVKFPFKAKYGNYINGKFVEPKSGKYFDNVSPISNEKICSVARSNEQDVEAALDAAHAAFTEWGKTDITTRSNILYKIADVLEKNLNLLAVAECLDNGKPIRECMAADLPLVIDHWRYFAGVIRAEEGSIAEIANNQYSYNFHEPLGVVGQIVPWNFPLLMATWKLAPALAAGNCSVLKPAEQTPASIMVMMELIGDLLPPGVVNIVSGFGLEAGKPLASSKRVAKVAFTGETTTGRLIMQYAAQNIIPITLELGGKSPNIFFEDVMEKDDDFFDKCIEGFVMFNLNQGEVCTCPSRALIQESIYDKFMERAIARTKAVVQDNPLKMETMIGAQASVEQMEKIKSYLELGKKEGAKVLTGGDVAKLNSGLEKGNYIQPTVFEAKNDMRISQEEIFGPVVSVIKFKDEAEALKIANDTLYGLGAAVWTRNGNIAHRMGRAIQAGIVWTNCYHAYPAHSPFGGYKQSGVGRETHKMMLNHYRQNKNLHVSYAEKKLGFF, encoded by the coding sequence ATGAGTGCAGAAGCATTGAAAGTGTCATCAGTACTAGATACTTCTCATTTAAAGGTAAAATTTCCATTTAAAGCTAAATATGGAAACTATATAAACGGAAAGTTTGTAGAACCTAAATCAGGCAAATATTTTGATAATGTTAGTCCGATATCAAATGAGAAAATCTGTTCTGTTGCAAGATCAAACGAACAAGACGTAGAGGCAGCATTAGATGCAGCTCACGCAGCTTTCACCGAATGGGGAAAGACAGACATCACAACAAGATCAAATATTTTGTATAAAATTGCTGATGTTTTAGAAAAAAACCTAAACTTACTAGCTGTAGCTGAATGTTTAGATAATGGAAAACCTATCAGAGAATGTATGGCAGCAGATTTACCTTTAGTGATAGATCACTGGAGATATTTTGCTGGTGTAATTAGAGCAGAAGAAGGATCCATTGCTGAGATTGCGAACAATCAATACTCATATAACTTTCATGAGCCATTAGGTGTTGTTGGTCAGATAGTTCCATGGAATTTTCCATTATTAATGGCGACATGGAAATTGGCTCCAGCACTTGCAGCAGGAAACTGTTCAGTTTTAAAACCAGCTGAGCAAACTCCAGCTTCGATTATGGTAATGATGGAACTTATTGGAGATCTATTACCTCCAGGAGTTGTAAATATTGTGAGTGGTTTCGGTTTAGAAGCAGGTAAACCTTTAGCATCATCAAAAAGAGTTGCTAAAGTTGCTTTCACTGGTGAAACAACAACTGGAAGATTGATTATGCAGTATGCAGCACAAAACATTATTCCAATTACACTAGAATTAGGTGGAAAATCTCCTAATATTTTCTTTGAAGATGTCATGGAAAAAGATGACGACTTCTTTGATAAGTGTATAGAAGGTTTTGTGATGTTCAATCTAAACCAGGGTGAGGTTTGTACTTGTCCAAGTAGAGCTTTAATTCAAGAATCTATCTATGATAAGTTCATGGAAAGAGCGATTGCAAGAACAAAAGCAGTTGTACAAGACAATCCTTTAAAAATGGAAACCATGATTGGAGCTCAAGCATCAGTAGAGCAAATGGAAAAGATAAAATCTTATCTAGAGCTTGGTAAAAAAGAGGGTGCTAAAGTTCTTACAGGTGGAGATGTAGCTAAACTAAATAGTGGTTTGGAAAAAGGAAACTATATCCAACCAACTGTTTTCGAAGCTAAAAATGATATGAGAATTTCTCAAGAAGAAATTTTCGGACCTGTAGTATCTGTAATTAAATTTAAAGATGAAGCAGAAGCATTAAAAATTGCTAATGATACTCTTTATGGTTTAGGTGCAGCTGTATGGACCAGAAATGGTAATATCGCTCACAGAATGGGTAGAGCAATACAAGCAGGAATAGTATGGACTAATTGTTACCATGCTTATCCAGCTCACTCTCCATTTGGTGGATATAAACAATCAGGAGTTGGAAGAGAAACTCATAAAATGATGCTTAATCATTATAGACAGAATAAGAATCTACACGTTTCTTATGCTGAGAAAAAATTAGGCTTCTTTTAA